The Thermobifida halotolerans sequence CGAACATGCGCTTGAAGGCGGCGTCGCTGTCGGCCTCGCCGTAGCCGTGCACGGTCGCCCGGATCTCCTGGGCGCTGAGGAAACGCCTGGTCGCCAGCAGGCAGATCACCAGATTGAGCTGCCGTTCGGTCTTGTCCTGCGACATTTCCCGCCTTTCTGGACGCTGCGTACCCGGTGTGCGCCGGTCTCCCGGCGTCAGGACACCACGAACGGTACCGTGACGCGCGTGATCAGATGGCGTGACGGACGGGTCCGCGGCCTCGGCCGCTCCTGGCCCGGTGTGGTGGAACTGGACGTGGTGCTGGCGGAGGACGGGGAGGAGTGCCGGGCGCTGGCCTATCCGATGCTGGTGGGCGAGCCGCGACCGGGCGACCGGGTGCTGCTGAACACCACGGCGCTGGCGATGGGGCTGGGCACGGGGGGCTACGCCCTGGTGGTGGCCGTCCCCGACCGGCTGCCGCCCGATCCGCGGGGACCGGGGCACCTGGTCAAGGCACGCTACACCCCGTTGCAGGCCACCGTGCTGGGCGCCGACGAGCAGGACTCCCCGCACCACGCGCCGCTGCGCGACGCCGACGGGGTGGGGGGCATGCCGGTGGTGACCGCGGACCTGCACTCGGCGCTTCCGGCGGTGGTGGCGGGGGTGCGGGCGGAGCGCCCGGACGCGCGCGTGGCCTACGTGATGCTGGACGGCGGGGCGCTGCCGCTGTGGTTCTCCCGGACGGTGGCGGGACTGCGCGAGGCGGGGGCGCTGGTGGGCTCCGTCACGGTCGGGCAGGCGTTCGGCGGTGACGTGGAGACCGTGACGGTGCACACCGGGCTGCTGGCGGCCCGGCACGTGCTGGACGCCGACGTCGCCGTGGTCGCGCAGGGGCCGGGGAACCTGGGCACGGGGACCCCCTGGGGGTTCTCGGGGGTGGCCGTGGGCGAGGCGGTCAACGCCGCCGCGGTGCTGGAGGGGCGCCCGGTGGGGGCGCTGCGGGTCAGCCGGGCCGACCCGCGGGAGCGGCACCGGGGGGTGTCGCACCACAGCCTGACCGCCTACGGGCGGGTGGCGCTGGCCCGCGCCGACGTGGTCGTGCCGCTGCTCGACGGGGACTTCGGGGCGCGGCTGCGTTCCGAGGCCGCCGTGCTGGGCGAGCGGCACACCCTGGTGGAGGTGGGGGTCGCGGGCCTGCGGGAGGCGCTGGAGGCGTCGCCGGTGCGGCTGTCCACCATGGGCCGCGGCCTGGCCGACGACACCGCCGCGTTCCTGGCCGCGGCCGCGGCGGGCCGCCACGCGGCCCGCCTGCTGGGCTGAGGACCGCAGTCGGAACCCCGGCCCCCCGGGGGGGCGTGGAACCTCGACCCCGACAAGGGGATTGCAGGTGACCTCGGCCGCAGGGGGCTGTGGAACCAGTGCCTGGAGGTCGGGAGAGGCGGCGGGGGCGCTTCGGGGGTGTGGTCCGGGGTGGGCGGCCACGGGGGCGTGTGGGCACCGTCCGGGAACGCCCGTGGGCGGGGCCGTGCGGCCCCGCCCACGGCGGACTTCGGTGACCGACCGGCTATTCCTCGGTCTCCTCCTGCGGAGCGGCCTCCTCGTCGGAGGCGGTCTCCTCCGCGCCCTCCTCGGCCTCGGGCTCCTCCTCCGGGGCGGTGTCGTAGGCGCCCAGGATGTCGATGACGAAGACGAGGGTGCCCGCGGGCTGGCCGTCGGCGACCTCGTCCTCGCTCCCGTACGCCTTGTCCTCGGGGATGACCAGCATGACGCGGCTGCCGACCCGCTGGCCGACCAGGCCCTCGTCCCAGCCCTCGATGACCCCGCCGACGCCGATCTGGAAGCTGAGCGGGTCGCCGTCGGTGTCCTCGTTCTCCATCGCGGCGCGCTCCTCCAGCCCGGTGTTCCAGGTGGAGTCGAACAGCTCCCCGTTGTCCCAGCGCACCCCGGTGTACTGGACGACGATCTGCTGGCCCTCGGCGACCTCGGGACCGCCGCCCTCGATCAGGGGGACGACGGTCAGCTCGCCGGGCGGGTCGGTGTCCTCGGGGATGTCGATGCCCGGCAGGGCCCGTCCGTTGTCGGTCACGGTGGGCAGGCCGTCGCCGCCGTCGGTGGTCTGCTCGCCGGGGACGACGTCGCCCTTGCCGTGGCGCGCGACGATGTCCACGACCGACACCGAGGCGCCCTCGGGGGCCGCCTGGCCCATCGCCTCGTACTGCGCGCGCTCCTCCTCGCTCAGCGGCGGGAAGTGGAAGACCAGCCGCGTGCCGACCGTCTGGTCGACGAACGAGTCCAGCAGCTCCTCCGACATCTGCGACATCTGCATCAGCGTCGGCGCGTCGTGCTCGTAGGTGGAGCTGCTCTGCTCGGCCTCGCCCTTGCCCGTCCACCGGTACTCGACGATGTGCGCGACCACCATGTCACTTCCGCGGATGAGGGTGCCCTCCCCCTCTCCCCGGTGCGCGACCCCCACCAACTGCTCGTCGGGCGGTTCGATCTCGGGGAAGGAGACCTCGGGCTCGGCCTCGCCGACGGTGCCGCTGATGGTCGGCAGGCGGCTGTCGTACTCCTGTTCGGTCCGCATCAGGGCGGGGGTCTGCCAGTCCTCGGGGATGACCCCGCATCCGGACGCCCCCAACAGCAGGGCGCTCAACGGCACCGCAAGGGCCACAGCCGCATGTCGACGCATCTTGTCACTACCTCAAGAGTTTGGCCAGAATCTCCGACACACTATCGGAGAGGAAAGAATGCCGTATACGAGTAAGAGGTCGTTAAGAACTCCGGGTATACGGCGTCCGGGACCGCTTCGCCCGTCCCCGCGGGCTCTCCCGCGTCGGCCGCCCGTCCGGGGAGGCGGGGGACGGCCGTGCGGCACGGCCGACGGCTTCGGCGGGAAGGCGGTGTTTTCCGCGACGGGTGAGGCGCGGTACAGGGCCCGCGCCCGCGCCGCGCCTCACCCGGTCTGCCTCCCGTGGTAGGCGTCCAGGACGTGCTGCGGAATCCTGCCCCGTTCGCTCACCTGGATGCCCCGGGACCTCGCCCACTCCCGGACGGCTCTGGTGTCGGTCCGCTCGGATCTGGCCCTGGTTCTGCGCCGGGACCTGTCGGTGACCTTCCGTCCGGCCCGCACGTAGGCCTCGAAGACCGAGCGCAGGTCCTCCGCGTGGTCGGCGGACAGGTCGATCTGGTAGACCGAGCCGTCGATCCCGAACTCGACCGTCTCATCCGCCCGGCTCCCGTCGAGATCGTCGACGAGTTCGACAACCGTCTTCCGAACCACTGTTTCCCCCCTTTGTCCGTCCGCGTTTATTATTGAAATACTACCGAATTCTCCGGAAAACCTGCCGGGGGTTTCCGCTGCGGCTCCGCTTTCCCGGGAAAGTTCCGGCACCCGGCTGCGGCGGTTCCGGCACCCGGGAAATCCGGACCGCGTCCCGCCCTGTTCCCGGCCTGCCGCCGCCCGCCTGTCCCGGTTCCGCAGTTTCCGGAAGCAAAGAAGACCCCACCTTTCGGCAGGGTCTTCAAAAGCCGGTGTCCGGGCTCCTGCGCCGTCGGCGTCTCCCCGTCCCGTGGACGGTCTCCTTCCGGCCGCCCGGCTATTTCTCGGAAAAACCGCTCCGGTGCGTGAATACGGGATTACGCGTCCGTTCCGGCTTCCCGCCCCGCGCCGCTCGACGGGCGGCGCGGGGCGGTGTCCTCCGCGCGGGGCCGGGTCAGAACACCACCAGGCTGCGCGCGCCGCGCCCGGAGCGCATGTCGGCGAAGGCGTCCTCCACGTCGTCCAGGCCGATGGTCCGGCTGACCAGGGACGACAGGTTGAGCTGGCCGTCGCGGTACAGCCGCAGCAGCTCCGGGACGTCGGTGGCCGGGTCGCTGCTTCCGTAGAGGCATCCCCGCAGGGTGCGGGCGAAGTGCGGGATCTCCAGCGCGTTCAGGGTCAGCTCGTCGTCGGCCGCGCCGAAGCCCACCACGGTGGCGGCGCCGCCGCGCCGGGTGCACGACCAGGCGGCGCGGATCGTGGCGGCCCGGCCCACGCACTCGACGGCGTGGTCGACGCCGCGGCCGTCGGCGAGTTTGCGCACGCGTCGGGCCAGGTCGTCGCCGGGGGTCAGAAAGTGGGTGGCCCCCAGGGAGCGGGCCAGCCCCTCCTTCTCCTCGACCGGGTCGATCGCGATGATCGTCGAGGCGCCCGCGATGCGCGCGCCCTGGACCGCGGCCAGCCCCACGCCGCCGAGGCCGATGACGGCCACCGACTGGCCGGGGCGCACCCCGGCGGCGTTGCGCACCGCGCCGACCCCGGTCAGGACCGCGCAGCCCAGCAGCGCGGCCTCGGTCGGGGGGATGTCGGCGGGAACGGTCACGCAGGCGTTCGCCGGGACGACGGTCTCCTGGGCGAACGCGGCCACTCCCAGGCAGGGGTGGGCCCCGGTGCCGTCGGCCAGCGTCCCCCAGACCCGGCGGGAGGCGTCGGCGGCGTTGGCGCACAGGTAGGGCTCGCCGTTGCGGCAGTGCCAGCAGTCGCGGCACGGCGGGTTCCAGTTGAGCAGCACCGTGTCCCCGACGGCCAGGTCCGTCACTCCCTCGCCGACCGCGACGACGCGTCCGGCCCCCTCGTGGCCCAGTGCGGCGGGCATGGGGTGGGCGAGCCTGCCCGAGGCCAGCGACAGGTCCGAGTGGCACACGCCGGCGGCGGCCATGCGCACCCGGACCTGGCCGGGGCCCGCGTCGGGCAGGGCGACCTCTTCGACGCGCACCGGTTCGCCGGGGGCGCGTACCACGGCTGCGAGTGTGGTGGACATGGTCCTCCTCGGGTTGGGATCGGTATCGGGGGAGGTCACGGAAGCTGGACCGCCTTGACTTCGCAGAACTCCTCCAGGCCGAAGCGGCCCAGTTCGCGTCCGTTGCCGGACTTGCGGTAGCCGCCGAAGGGCGCCGAGGGGTTGAACCGCCCGCCGTTGACGGCGACCTGTCCGGTGCGCATGCGGCGCGCCACGGCCAGGGCGCGGTCGGCGTCGGCCGACCAGACCCCGCCGGAGAGGCCGTAGTCGGTGTCGTTGGCCAGGCGCACCGCGTCGTCGGTGTCGGTGTAGCCGAGCACGGTGAGCACCGGGCCGAAGATCTCCTCGCGGGCGGCGGCGGCGTCGCGCCCCACCCCGGCCAGCACGGTGGGCGCCACGAAGTAGCCCTGGTCGGGGACCTGGGCGTCGGGTCCGCCGGTGGCGAAGACCGCGCCGTCCTTGCGCGCCCGCTCCAGGTGGTCCAGGACGCGGCGGTGGGCGTCGGCGGAGGCGAGCGGTCCGATGCGGGTGGCGGGGTCGGCGGGGTCGCCCATCGGCTTGCTCTGCGCCGCCTCGACCGCCAGGGCGACGGCCTCGTCGTAGCGGTCCTGCGGAACGAGCAGGCGGGTCAGGGCCGTGCAGGTCTGGCCGGAGTTGAGCATGCAGTCGGAGACGACCGACTTCACGGCGGCGGCCAGGTCGGCGTCGTCCAGGACGACTCCGGCGGATTTGCCGCCGAGTTCCAGCGACACCTTCTTGACGGTCGCGGCGGCCACCTCCGAAACGCGGCTGCCGGCCCGGGTGGAGCCGGTGAAGGAGACCATGTCCACCAGCGGGTGCGCGGTCAGGGCCTCGCCCGCCTCGGGGCCGGTGCCGGTGACGAGGTTGAACACACCGGGCGGGAAGCCCACCGAGTCGATGATCTCGGCGAGCAGGAACGCCGACAGCGGCGCGACCTCACTGGGTTTGAGGACGACGGTGCAGCCCGCGGCGAGCGCGGGGGCGGCCTTGGCGATGATCTGGTGCAGCGGGTAGTTCCAGGGGGTGATGGCGCCCACGACCCCGACGGGCTCGCGCACGACCAGGGAGTTGCCGATCCTCTCGGTCCAGGCGAGGTCGCGCGCGGTGGCGACGGTGTCGCCCAGCACCGCCAGCGGCAGTCCCACCTGGATGCGGTCGGCGATCACACGGGGCGCGCCCATCTCGGAGGTGATGAGGGCCGACATCTCCTCGGCCCGCACGGCGAGTTCGCGGCGCAGGGCGTCCAGGTGCGCGACGCGTTCGGCGACGTCGGTGGCCGCCCAGGCGGGGAAGGCGTCGTGGGCGGCCCGCACGGCGCGGTCGACGTCGTCGGCGCCGCACAGCGGGACGTGGGCGACGGTCTGCTGGGTGTAGGGGTTGTCTACCGCGATGCGGTCGGTGGTCCGGGGGGCGGTCCACTGGCCGCCGACGTAGATCCGGTCGGTGGTGATCACGGTGCCTCCAGGCGGTTTCTCAGGAGAAGGCGCTGACGCCGGTGAGCGCGCGGCCGATGATGAGCTTCTGGATCTGGCTGGTTCCTTCGTACAGGGTGGTGACGCGGGCGTCGCGCAGGTACTTGCCGGGCGGGTACTCGTCGATGTAGCCGTAGCCGCCGAACACCTGCATCGCGCTGTTGGCGGCGCGCACGGCCGTCTCGGTGGCGTAGAGCTTGGCCATGGACGCCGCGGTGGCGAACGGCTCGCCCCGGTCGATCAGGTCGGCGGCCCGCCACACCAGCAGGCGGGCGGCGTCGGTCTCCACCGCCGTGTCGGCGAGCATCTCCTGGACGAGCTGGAAGGCGGCGATGGGGCGGCCGAACTGGACGCGCTCCTTGGCGTGGGCCAGGGCGCTCTCCAGGGCGCCCCGGGCGGCGCCCACCGATCCGGCGGCCACCGAGACGCGCCCCTTGTCCAGGGCCGACATCGCGATGGAGAAGCCCCGGCCCTCCTCGCCGAGGACGGCGTCGGCGGGTACGCGCACCTCGTCGAGGAACAGCTGCGCGGTGGGCTGGCCGCGCAGGCCGAGCTTGCCGTGGATCGTGGTGCGCTCCAGTCCGGGGGAGTCGGTGGGCACCAGGAACGCGGTGATGCCCCTGGGGCCGGGGCCGCCGGTGCGGGCGAAGATGAGGGCCACGTCCGCCCAGGTGCCGTTGGTGATGAACATCTTGGAACCGCTGAGCAGGTAGTCGTCCCCGTCGGGCACGGCCTTCAGCGACAGCGAGGCGGCGTCGGAGCCGGTGTCGGGTTCGGTCAGTCCGAAGCAGCCCATCAGCCGCCCGGAGCACAGGCCGGGCAGCCAGCGCTCCCGCTGCTCGGGGGTGCCGTGGGCGGCGATGGACTTGGCCACCAGGCCGAGGGAGACCGACACCAGACCGCGCACCGAGGAGTCGCCGCGACCGAGCTCCTCCATGACGAGGGCGTAGGAGACGTGGTCGCCGCCCACCCCGCCGTACTCCTCGTCGACGGTCATGCCGAGGAAGCCGAGCTCACCGAGCCGCTGGACGAGTTCGCGGGGCACGCTCTCGGCGCGGTCCCACTCCACCACGTTCGGTGTGATCTCGCGGTCGACGAACTCCGCTGCCATCGCGCGGAGCGCGGTCTGCTCCTCGGTGAGGGTGAAATCCATTTCCGCACCCCAAAAACTATCGCTGTTAGTTTTCTCGCGTGCAGACTAGGACATCCCCCTCCGGGGGAGGAACCCCGGGGCGCTCTTGGGTGGGACGCATGCTCCGCCCCGCGACCGGTCCCCGAACCGACGTCGGGAAGTCGGGGGAAGGCTTCCGGGCGGCATCGGCCCCGACAGGGGCGGAAGATGGCCTCCACCCCGAGGGCCTTGGAACCTCACTGAGGTTTGCCGGTCGCCTTCGCGACGGACACCGGCCGTGTGGAGAAGAGGGGGCCGCCGATCGGCCCAGGGCGTTCCACACCAACCCCCGCGATGGACCACCACGGACTGCCGGTGACCGGTCGAGGCGCCGCCAACCCGTGGTCGCCCGCCGCAGAACCGAACACCCACACCTCAGTCAGCCCCAAGGGTGGTTTCCGGACGGCCCCGCCCCTCGGGTGGAGGCCACCGGGGAACTCCTCCTCCGGCCGCGGCGCGCGTCACCGGCCGCTGACCAGCCGGGCCAACTCCACCCGGGAGCGGATCTGCAACTGGCGGAAGATGTTGCGCAGGTGGTGTTCGACGGTGCGCGGGCTGATGTAGAGGCGCTGGGCGATCTCCCGGTTGGTCGCCCCCTCGGCCACCAGGCGGGCGATCTGCTCCTGCTGGGGGGTCAGCCCCTCGGTGGGTGCGGGGGCGGCCGCGTCGAGCGCCTCGCCGGTGGCGCGCAACTGCTCCTTGGCCTGCCGCAGCAGCAGCGGCGCCTCCAACCGGGTGAACGCCTCCACCGCGGCCCGCAGGTGCGGGCGGGCCGCCGAGGGCAGCCGGGACCGGCGCAGCAGCGTGCCGTAGGCCATCCGGGTGCGCGCCTCCTCGATGCCGCCCCCGCCGCCGCGGCGGTGCAGCCGCAGGGCCTCTTCGAAGTGCTCGCGCGCGGCCTCGCCGTCGCTGAGCAGCGCCCGGCAGCGCGCGGCGAGCGCGAGCTCGTTGGGGCCCTCGGTGGCGTTGGCCCACCGCTCGTACCCGGCCAGCGCGACGGCGGCCCGCTCGGTCTCCCCCAGGTGCGCGGCGGCCTCCACGTAGTGGGGGACGCTCAGCAGGCGGATGGTGCGGTGGCCCTGGCAGGGCTCGCTGTGCGCCAGCTCCTCCAGCCGGGTGGCCGCCTCCCGCATGCGCCCCCGGGTCAGGTCGAGGAAGGCCAGCGCCCACTCGGTCAGCGCCCGGGGCAGTCCGAGCGGGCGGTTGTCGGTGTGCTCGGTGACCGCGGCCGCGCGCACCGCGCAGTCCTCGGCGTCGCCGCGCAGCGCCGCCACCATCGCCAGGGCCGCCAGGTGGTGCGCGGCGCAGTTGCGCTGCCCCGTCTCCACCGACAGCCGCAGTCCCAGCGACGCGTGCTCGCCCGCGGTGGTCGGCGACCCGTGCCAGAACTCGCCGTGGACGGCGTAGGACAGCGCCTGGGGCACCATCGAGACCGTGCCCCGCACCCCGGCCCGCGCGATGGCCCGGGCGGTCTGGCGGCGCGCTCCCACGGTGTCGCCCAGCCGCAGCGCCGCCACGATCGAGCGGATCAGGCTGAGCGGCTCGTCGTCGCGCTCGACCAGCGCCACCGACCGGCGCAGCGGTTCCATCGCGGCCTCGTAGTCGCCCTGGAAGGCCAGCATCGAGCCCTCCAGGTAGGCCAGCCCCGAGTCGCGCAGCGGGTTGTCGAGGTCCAGGGTCAGCGACTGCCGCGCGGCCGCGACGAAGCGGTCCAGGTCGCCGGCGAGGGAGGCGGCGTCGGCGGCGCGCAGCAGCAGCGACCGCGCGTGGTGGGGGTCGCGCGCGGCGACCTCGCGGGCCGCCGACATCAACTGGTCGCACCCCTGCAGCGGGTCCTCCTCGCCGATCGCGCGGTAGCCGTCGACCATGTCCGGCAGCCCCCGGGTGCGGGCCATGGGGACGTAGGGCGCGGCCTGCTTGATCAGGATGGTGCTGCGGCTGTACTGGCCCGCCGCCCACGCCTGGTAGGAGGCCTCGGCCAGCCGGCCCGCCCGGCGGCTGGGCTTCCCGGTCAGCTCGGCCGCGCGCTCCAGCAGGACCGACGCCTCGTGCGCGGTCAGTCCCGGCTCGTCCGCCGACACCGCCGCGGTGATCTCGTGCCCCAGCTCCTCGTCGGGTCCCGAGGCGGCCGCCGCCCGGTGCCACAGGACCCGGTGGCGGGGGCCGCGGCTGTCCAGCATCCGTGCCATCTCCAGGTGCGCCCCGGCCAGTTCGGCGCTTGTCGCGCGGCGGCACACGACCTCGCCCATCATCGGGTCGGCGAACTCCACCCGGTCGGCCGCCACCCGCAGCAGACCGGCCCGTTCGGCCCGGTCGAGCGCGGCGGCCGGGTCGCCGCTCCCGCCCTCCCGCGCGGTGAGGACCGGGACGGCGACCCCGGGTTCGATCGCGGCGAGCAGCAGCAGCCGGGTGATGTCGTCGGGCAGGAAGGCCAGCACCTCGGCGTGGGCGTCCATGATCTCCGCGGGCAGCGGCAGCATCCGGGGCAGCGGCTCGACGCCGGTGCGCTGGCCCGGGGTGAGGGCGGAGGCGTAGCAGCGCACGGCCATGGGGTTGCCGTGCGCGCGGCGCACGAGTTCGCCGCGCACCGCCGGGTCGACGCCGGGATCGGTCTCCTCCAGGACGTCCTGCAGCGTCTCCTCCGGCAGCGGCCCCAGCCGCAGCCGGGGCAGGCCGGACAGTTCCTCGGGGGCGGCCTCGCGGGTGGCGAACAGCATCGCCGCGCCGACCGTGTCGACGCGGTGGGCGGCGAAGGAGAGCAGGGCCAGGGAGTCGGAGTCGATCCACTGGGCGTCGTCGACCACGCACACCAGGGGGCGGGCGCGGGTCAGCGCGGTCACGAGGGCCAGTACGGCCACCGACAGGGCCAGACGGTCGCGCTCGTCGTAGCGTCCGCGGCGCAGCGCGTCGTCGAGCAGCCGCCCGTGTTCGGGGCCGAGCGCGCCCAGGCGGTGCGTCACGGGCAGAAACAGCCCGTGCAGCCCGGACAGGGGGAGGCCGGACTCCGGGCGGCGCCCGCTGACCCGGAGCACCCGGTGGTCGTCGAACCGGTCCAGGACGGTGTCGAGCAGCGCGGTCTTGCCGATGCCGGGGCTGCCCTCGACCACCACCGCGCCGCCGCGCCCGGTGACCCTGACCAGGTGTTCGACCTCCGCGCCCCGGCCGTGTGTGCGGGAGGCCGGGACCATCAGTACGTCTGCCATGTGACACACGTTACCGAGACGTAGGTCACAGTCAACGGGTAGGTTGCCCCGGAAGTCCCGTCCCCGGAGGGTTTCCGCGCCGCCGTCCGCGTGCCTGTGCACGGTGCGGCACCGGGTCCGGCGCGCACGAAGGGCCCGGCGGGGGGCGCCGGGCCCTTCGGTTCCGGACCGCTCACGTCCCGCCGCCGCGGTCGCACGGCGGCGGGGCCTCGTCAGTCGTGGAAGTCGTACTCCTCGGGGCCGACCCGCTCGAAGTCCGCCGGGACGATGTCCCCGCCCTCGCGGTCGGTCACCATGGCCTCCTGGAGGTTCTCCATGCGGCCCTCGCCGTCCCCGTCGGCCGTGTACTGGTTGACGAGCGCACCGGCGTGGCCGCCGTGGTCGTCGGCGGAGGAGGCGAACGGGACCAGGCCGGGGCCGTTCCACTCCATCGACTCCACCGCCTCGACGAGGCTCTGGCGGGTCGGCTCGGGCCCGGCGGCCTTGAGCGCCTTGGCGAACATCACGGCCTGGACCATGCCGTAGATGCGGGTGTTGGTGAGCTCACCCTCGCCGTACTCCTCGTGGACCTCGGTGAAGAACTGCGTCCAGGGGTCGTCGACCATGTTGACCTGGGGCAGGTAGCCGCTGGTGATGATGCCGTTGAGCATCTGGTCGACCGGCAGCTCGTCGCTCTCGCCGTACTCCTTGAGCAGCCCCTTGAGCGTGGGCACGTCGGAGCCGATGCTGCTGATGACCCACTGCGGCTGGTAGCCCTGTCCGGCGGCGTTGAGGATGCCCAGCGCGGCGAAGGCGGGGATGCAGGCGCAGATGACCACGTCCGCACCGGCCTCGTCGAGCGCGGAGATCTGCCCGCCGACCGCCTCGGGAGCGGTGGACTCGTAGCTCTCGTCGGCGACCACGGCGTCGGCCAGGTACTGGTCGAGTCCGGCGATCGAGTCGGTGCCCACGTCGTCGTTCTGGTAGTAGTAGCCGACCTTGGCGTCGGGGAAGTTCTCCGAGACGTACTGCGCCAGGATCTTGGCCTCCTTGGTGTAGTCCACCTGGTAGCCGTAGGTCAGCGGGTACTCCTCCGGGTTGTTCCACATCAGCGCGCCGGAGGAGGGGAAGAGGTCGGGCACGCCCTGGGCGTCGAGGTAGTCGAGGACCTTGGAGTGGGTGGGGGTGCCCAGGCCGCCCAGCATGGCGAAGATCTCCTCGCCCTCGACGAGCTTCTGGGTGACCTCGACGGTCTTGGTCGGGTCGTAGACGTCGTCCTCGACCAGGTACTCGATCTGGCGGCCGTGGACGCCGCCCTGGGCGTTGATGTAGTCGAACATCGCCGAGGCGCCCTGGGAGATCGCCAGGTAGCCCGCGGAGGCCGGGCCGGTGAGCGGCTGGTGGGTGCCGATGGTGACCGTGTCGTCGGTGACGCCGACGGCCACGTCCAGGTCGGCGGCGGCGC is a genomic window containing:
- a CDS encoding DUF3866 family protein, with the translated sequence MIRWRDGRVRGLGRSWPGVVELDVVLAEDGEECRALAYPMLVGEPRPGDRVLLNTTALAMGLGTGGYALVVAVPDRLPPDPRGPGHLVKARYTPLQATVLGADEQDSPHHAPLRDADGVGGMPVVTADLHSALPAVVAGVRAERPDARVAYVMLDGGALPLWFSRTVAGLREAGALVGSVTVGQAFGGDVETVTVHTGLLAARHVLDADVAVVAQGPGNLGTGTPWGFSGVAVGEAVNAAAVLEGRPVGALRVSRADPRERHRGVSHHSLTAYGRVALARADVVVPLLDGDFGARLRSEAAVLGERHTLVEVGVAGLREALEASPVRLSTMGRGLADDTAAFLAAAAAGRHAARLLG
- a CDS encoding histone-like nucleoid-structuring protein Lsr2 yields the protein MVRKTVVELVDDLDGSRADETVEFGIDGSVYQIDLSADHAEDLRSVFEAYVRAGRKVTDRSRRRTRARSERTDTRAVREWARSRGIQVSERGRIPQHVLDAYHGRQTG
- a CDS encoding FKBP-type peptidyl-prolyl cis-trans isomerase → MRRHAAVALAVPLSALLLGASGCGVIPEDWQTPALMRTEQEYDSRLPTISGTVGEAEPEVSFPEIEPPDEQLVGVAHRGEGEGTLIRGSDMVVAHIVEYRWTGKGEAEQSSSTYEHDAPTLMQMSQMSEELLDSFVDQTVGTRLVFHFPPLSEEERAQYEAMGQAAPEGASVSVVDIVARHGKGDVVPGEQTTDGGDGLPTVTDNGRALPGIDIPEDTDPPGELTVVPLIEGGGPEVAEGQQIVVQYTGVRWDNGELFDSTWNTGLEERAAMENEDTDGDPLSFQIGVGGVIEGWDEGLVGQRVGSRVMLVIPEDKAYGSEDEVADGQPAGTLVFVIDILGAYDTAPEEEPEAEEGAEETASDEEAAPQEETEE
- a CDS encoding helix-turn-helix transcriptional regulator, translating into MADVLMVPASRTHGRGAEVEHLVRVTGRGGAVVVEGSPGIGKTALLDTVLDRFDDHRVLRVSGRRPESGLPLSGLHGLFLPVTHRLGALGPEHGRLLDDALRRGRYDERDRLALSVAVLALVTALTRARPLVCVVDDAQWIDSDSLALLSFAAHRVDTVGAAMLFATREAAPEELSGLPRLRLGPLPEETLQDVLEETDPGVDPAVRGELVRRAHGNPMAVRCYASALTPGQRTGVEPLPRMLPLPAEIMDAHAEVLAFLPDDITRLLLLAAIEPGVAVPVLTAREGGSGDPAAALDRAERAGLLRVAADRVEFADPMMGEVVCRRATSAELAGAHLEMARMLDSRGPRHRVLWHRAAAASGPDEELGHEITAAVSADEPGLTAHEASVLLERAAELTGKPSRRAGRLAEASYQAWAAGQYSRSTILIKQAAPYVPMARTRGLPDMVDGYRAIGEEDPLQGCDQLMSAAREVAARDPHHARSLLLRAADAASLAGDLDRFVAAARQSLTLDLDNPLRDSGLAYLEGSMLAFQGDYEAAMEPLRRSVALVERDDEPLSLIRSIVAALRLGDTVGARRQTARAIARAGVRGTVSMVPQALSYAVHGEFWHGSPTTAGEHASLGLRLSVETGQRNCAAHHLAALAMVAALRGDAEDCAVRAAAVTEHTDNRPLGLPRALTEWALAFLDLTRGRMREAATRLEELAHSEPCQGHRTIRLLSVPHYVEAAAHLGETERAAVALAGYERWANATEGPNELALAARCRALLSDGEAAREHFEEALRLHRRGGGGGIEEARTRMAYGTLLRRSRLPSAARPHLRAAVEAFTRLEAPLLLRQAKEQLRATGEALDAAAPAPTEGLTPQQEQIARLVAEGATNREIAQRLYISPRTVEHHLRNIFRQLQIRSRVELARLVSGR
- a CDS encoding acyl-CoA dehydrogenase family protein; the protein is MDFTLTEEQTALRAMAAEFVDREITPNVVEWDRAESVPRELVQRLGELGFLGMTVDEEYGGVGGDHVSYALVMEELGRGDSSVRGLVSVSLGLVAKSIAAHGTPEQRERWLPGLCSGRLMGCFGLTEPDTGSDAASLSLKAVPDGDDYLLSGSKMFITNGTWADVALIFARTGGPGPRGITAFLVPTDSPGLERTTIHGKLGLRGQPTAQLFLDEVRVPADAVLGEEGRGFSIAMSALDKGRVSVAAGSVGAARGALESALAHAKERVQFGRPIAAFQLVQEMLADTAVETDAARLLVWRAADLIDRGEPFATAASMAKLYATETAVRAANSAMQVFGGYGYIDEYPPGKYLRDARVTTLYEGTSQIQKLIIGRALTGVSAFS
- a CDS encoding ABC transporter substrate-binding protein, with the translated sequence MRKPIAVAAGALALTLLAASCGGAGQQAEEGAAADLDVAVGVTDDTVTIGTHQPLTGPASAGYLAISQGASAMFDYINAQGGVHGRQIEYLVEDDVYDPTKTVEVTQKLVEGEEIFAMLGGLGTPTHSKVLDYLDAQGVPDLFPSSGALMWNNPEEYPLTYGYQVDYTKEAKILAQYVSENFPDAKVGYYYQNDDVGTDSIAGLDQYLADAVVADESYESTAPEAVGGQISALDEAGADVVICACIPAFAALGILNAAGQGYQPQWVISSIGSDVPTLKGLLKEYGESDELPVDQMLNGIITSGYLPQVNMVDDPWTQFFTEVHEEYGEGELTNTRIYGMVQAVMFAKALKAAGPEPTRQSLVEAVESMEWNGPGLVPFASSADDHGGHAGALVNQYTADGDGEGRMENLQEAMVTDREGGDIVPADFERVGPEEYDFHD
- a CDS encoding aldehyde dehydrogenase family protein produces the protein MITTDRIYVGGQWTAPRTTDRIAVDNPYTQQTVAHVPLCGADDVDRAVRAAHDAFPAWAATDVAERVAHLDALRRELAVRAEEMSALITSEMGAPRVIADRIQVGLPLAVLGDTVATARDLAWTERIGNSLVVREPVGVVGAITPWNYPLHQIIAKAAPALAAGCTVVLKPSEVAPLSAFLLAEIIDSVGFPPGVFNLVTGTGPEAGEALTAHPLVDMVSFTGSTRAGSRVSEVAAATVKKVSLELGGKSAGVVLDDADLAAAVKSVVSDCMLNSGQTCTALTRLLVPQDRYDEAVALAVEAAQSKPMGDPADPATRIGPLASADAHRRVLDHLERARKDGAVFATGGPDAQVPDQGYFVAPTVLAGVGRDAAAAREEIFGPVLTVLGYTDTDDAVRLANDTDYGLSGGVWSADADRALAVARRMRTGQVAVNGGRFNPSAPFGGYRKSGNGRELGRFGLEEFCEVKAVQLP
- a CDS encoding Zn-dependent alcohol dehydrogenase, yielding MSTTLAAVVRAPGEPVRVEEVALPDAGPGQVRVRMAAAGVCHSDLSLASGRLAHPMPAALGHEGAGRVVAVGEGVTDLAVGDTVLLNWNPPCRDCWHCRNGEPYLCANAADASRRVWGTLADGTGAHPCLGVAAFAQETVVPANACVTVPADIPPTEAALLGCAVLTGVGAVRNAAGVRPGQSVAVIGLGGVGLAAVQGARIAGASTIIAIDPVEEKEGLARSLGATHFLTPGDDLARRVRKLADGRGVDHAVECVGRAATIRAAWSCTRRGGAATVVGFGAADDELTLNALEIPHFARTLRGCLYGSSDPATDVPELLRLYRDGQLNLSSLVSRTIGLDDVEDAFADMRSGRGARSLVVF